One genomic window of Streptococcus mitis includes the following:
- a CDS encoding sensor histidine kinase: MKNWRQNRMKQFWLHTLLRTYSSVMMIIIASFAILLSYADWDSREKEAQRVAQRVTTRTVDEVEYYYRESAQLAQDLVANQERIQGIYKYFSLSTSEYFYWLLEHQAASSTSISLYENIDDLYVQNDSITGVAIVLQDFKEVYVSTRDKRSGHILPAEAFKPEANSFGIPVLDPATDQSIGVIYISLDPEVLYHAIDNTRGHIPMAVTVTSPFDTEIFHIGERVNREHENWFVGFTSHGYQVQVAVPKNFVLQGTVASSALIVGLSLLFIVILYLTLRKTFANYQKQVVDLVDSIQAIAKGQEGLRIDTLEKDQELLLIAETTNDMLDRLEKNIHDIYQLELSQKDANMRALQAQINPHFMYNTLEFLRMYAVMQSQDELADIIYEFSSLLRNNISDERETLLKQELEFCRKYSYLCMVRYPKSIAYGFKIDPELENMKIPKFTLQPLVENYFAHGVDHRRTDNVISIKALKQDGFVEILVVDNGRGMSAEKLANIREKLRQRHFEHQASYSDQKQSIGIVNVHERFVLYFGDRYAITIESAEQAGVQYRITIQDE, encoded by the coding sequence ATGAAAAATTGGCGACAAAATAGAATGAAGCAGTTTTGGCTACATACGCTTCTAAGAACCTACAGTTCAGTTATGATGATTATTATTGCGAGTTTTGCAATCTTACTCTCTTACGCTGACTGGGATTCACGGGAAAAGGAAGCTCAAAGAGTAGCCCAGCGTGTAACCACTCGAACAGTCGATGAGGTGGAGTATTATTATCGGGAATCAGCCCAACTGGCGCAAGATTTAGTAGCCAATCAAGAACGGATACAAGGGATTTATAAGTACTTTAGCTTGTCAACTTCTGAGTATTTTTATTGGCTATTGGAGCATCAAGCAGCTTCGTCAACTTCTATTTCTCTGTATGAAAACATTGATGATCTTTATGTCCAAAATGACTCTATAACGGGTGTTGCAATCGTCTTGCAGGATTTTAAAGAAGTTTATGTTTCAACAAGGGATAAAAGAAGTGGTCATATCTTGCCTGCTGAGGCCTTTAAACCAGAGGCCAATAGTTTTGGCATTCCAGTTCTGGACCCAGCAACGGATCAATCTATAGGAGTGATTTACATCTCCTTGGATCCAGAAGTCTTATATCATGCCATTGACAATACCCGAGGTCATATCCCGATGGCTGTGACTGTGACATCACCATTTGATACGGAGATTTTTCATATTGGTGAGAGGGTCAATAGGGAACATGAGAACTGGTTTGTCGGTTTTACCTCTCATGGATATCAGGTTCAGGTGGCAGTTCCTAAAAACTTTGTTTTACAAGGAACAGTGGCTAGCTCTGCTTTGATTGTGGGCTTGAGCCTTCTCTTTATTGTCATTCTCTATCTGACTTTGAGGAAGACTTTTGCTAATTATCAAAAGCAGGTAGTGGACCTGGTGGATTCCATCCAAGCTATTGCCAAAGGACAAGAAGGTCTTCGCATTGATACGCTTGAAAAGGATCAGGAATTGCTCCTAATCGCGGAGACGACCAATGATATGTTGGATCGCTTAGAAAAGAATATCCATGATATTTATCAGTTAGAGCTTAGTCAAAAAGATGCCAATATGCGGGCCTTGCAGGCGCAAATCAATCCTCATTTTATGTATAATACGCTGGAGTTCTTGCGCATGTATGCAGTTATGCAAAGTCAAGATGAGTTGGCAGATATCATTTATGAATTCAGTAGTCTCTTGCGTAACAATATTTCCGACGAAAGAGAGACCCTTCTCAAACAGGAATTAGAATTTTGTCGTAAATACAGCTATCTCTGCATGGTTCGCTATCCCAAGTCCATTGCCTATGGTTTCAAGATAGACCCAGAGCTAGAGAATATGAAAATTCCTAAGTTTACCTTGCAACCGCTGGTAGAAAACTATTTCGCGCATGGTGTTGACCATAGACGGACAGATAATGTGATTAGTATCAAGGCTCTTAAACAGGATGGTTTTGTGGAAATTTTAGTGGTCGATAATGGCCGTGGTATGTCGGCTGAAAAACTGGCAAATATCCGAGAAAAATTAAGGCAGAGACATTTTGAACACCAAGCCAGTTACAGTGATCAAAAGCAGTCTATCGGGATTGTCAATGTACATGAGCGTTTTGTGCTCTATTTTGGGGACCGCTATGCCATTACTATAGAGTCTGCGGAGCAAGCAGGTGTTCAGTATCGTATTACAATTCAAGATGAGTAG
- a CDS encoding response regulator transcription factor, whose protein sequence is MYKVLLVDDEYMVTEGLKRLIPFDKWDMEVVATASHADEALEYVQENPVDVVISDVNMPDKTGLDMIREMKEILPDAAYILLSGYQEFDYVKRAMNLSVVDYLVKPVDKVELGNLLEKIAGQLGEREKKSQTLSQDLDEAGFVSYLGDKENWWIGLSKEKQGSFTIPYYVLGQDWQIFISDQPLDGLVVTPFEAPYQEHFERWKLNAEKALFYGSVNLQQSESLFTYYEPIYRVIIQGNLNQIVEELNLLEKVVLENTPRVPITKQLFIQFVMDVFHLFEHLKADDMTDIVKTIHAIQTFDELVPYIKETLTRFFGQYRMNENVVSVLEVIGRDYQRELSLKDISKDLFINPVYLGQLIKRETNSTFAELLNKQRIKAAQQLLLSTSDSIEDICYAVGYSNVGYFYKVFRKLCGKSPKAYRKQVETTL, encoded by the coding sequence ATGTATAAAGTATTATTAGTAGATGATGAGTACATGGTGACAGAAGGTCTGAAACGTTTGATTCCCTTTGATAAGTGGGATATGGAGGTCGTCGCAACAGCCAGTCATGCCGATGAAGCCCTAGAATATGTTCAGGAAAATCCTGTCGATGTGGTCATTTCCGATGTCAATATGCCCGATAAAACAGGGCTTGATATGATTCGGGAGATGAAAGAAATCTTACCAGATGCAGCCTATATCCTACTCTCAGGTTATCAGGAGTTTGATTATGTAAAAAGAGCAATGAACCTTAGTGTGGTGGACTATTTGGTCAAGCCTGTTGATAAGGTAGAGTTGGGAAATCTGCTGGAGAAGATTGCAGGTCAGCTCGGCGAGAGAGAAAAGAAAAGTCAGACCCTCAGTCAAGATTTAGACGAGGCTGGATTTGTTAGTTATTTAGGGGATAAGGAGAATTGGTGGATAGGTCTATCCAAGGAAAAACAAGGCTCCTTCACCATTCCCTACTATGTCTTGGGTCAAGACTGGCAGATTTTCATTTCTGATCAACCCCTAGATGGTTTAGTCGTTACTCCCTTTGAAGCTCCTTATCAAGAACACTTTGAACGCTGGAAGCTGAATGCTGAGAAAGCCCTCTTTTACGGCTCTGTAAATCTACAACAGTCTGAGAGTCTCTTTACCTATTACGAACCGATTTATAGGGTTATCATTCAGGGAAATCTCAATCAAATCGTAGAAGAGTTAAATCTCTTGGAGAAGGTGGTTCTTGAAAATACGCCGCGTGTTCCGATTACCAAACAGCTTTTTATCCAGTTTGTCATGGATGTCTTCCACTTGTTTGAACACCTCAAAGCTGATGATATGACGGACATTGTCAAAACGATTCATGCTATTCAAACCTTCGATGAATTGGTTCCTTATATCAAGGAAACTCTGACCCGATTCTTTGGGCAATATCGAATGAATGAAAATGTGGTTAGTGTTCTGGAAGTTATTGGGCGTGATTATCAGAGAGAACTTTCTCTCAAGGATATTAGTAAGGATCTTTTTATCAATCCTGTCTATCTGGGGCAGTTGATTAAGCGAGAAACCAATTCGACCTTTGCAGAGCTTTTAAACAAACAACGCATTAAGGCTGCCCAACAGCTCTTGCTTTCAACTAGTGACAGTATTGAAGATATTTGTTATGCTGTTGGTTACAGTAATGTTGGATATTTCTATAAAGTGTTCCGAAAATTGTGCGGAAAATCGCCAAAAGCCTACCGAAAACAGGTAGAAACGACATTATAA
- a CDS encoding ABC transporter permease, giving the protein MKKKPIYLWVLLILSALISAMSLFGMLSPLPSKEVLRAKQSHVAGLSAQQLEDNINYTYRVAESSHSIFNMALIVLSAILVVVAIVFLVRKNLQYANYTYVGYVLLAIIGSIYGYVSLQDAVQLVHDETMRLGISVISQAVSIFYIVINVLFLALVFYKMWRQQKALAEEEETEELA; this is encoded by the coding sequence ATGAAAAAGAAACCAATTTATCTATGGGTCTTGCTAATCTTGTCTGCTCTTATTTCAGCTATGTCTCTGTTTGGAATGTTGAGTCCCTTGCCTAGCAAAGAAGTCCTTCGTGCTAAACAGTCACATGTTGCAGGACTTAGTGCCCAGCAATTAGAAGACAACATCAATTACACCTATAGAGTAGCAGAATCATCTCATTCTATTTTTAATATGGCCTTGATTGTACTATCTGCTATTTTAGTTGTAGTAGCGATTGTCTTCCTTGTTCGTAAGAATTTGCAATATGCAAACTATACTTATGTCGGCTATGTTTTGCTAGCCATTATTGGTTCGATTTATGGCTATGTTAGTTTACAAGACGCTGTGCAGTTAGTTCACGATGAGACCATGCGTTTAGGGATAAGTGTTATTTCACAAGCCGTTAGCATTTTCTATATCGTCATCAATGTTCTTTTCTTAGCCCTTGTCTTCTATAAGATGTGGCGTCAACAGAAAGCCTTGGCTGAAGAAGAGGAAACAGAAGAACTTGCCTAA